A stretch of DNA from Microbacterium sp. LWS13-1.2:
GGTCTCGAGGTACATCCGCTCGAGCTCATCGATCGAGACGCGACGCGGCGCAGCGCCGCCCGTCTCGATGAGCACGCCGGTGCGCTCGCCGGCGTGCAGCGTGCCGTGGACGCGCAGGCCGCCTTCGATCAGTTCGATCGTGCCCGCCTGCTGCTCGCCGCGGCGGATGATCTCGCCGACGCGGTGCACAGTGAGCGCCTGATCCCCGCCCCGGAACAGCACACCGTCGCCGAGCGCCGGTTCGACGCCGGTGTGGGCGACGGTCCCGTACGTGAACGCCGGCCTGATCTCGCCGACGAATGTCATGGAACCCCGGACGACGCGGATGAGACGGGCGATGCGGTGCCGGTCGGTCGGTTCGTCGCCCGCGATCGGCATGAAGTCGAGGACCTCGCCGACGCCCTCCTGAGTCATGAACCGAGTGAGCAGGATGGCCGTGTCAGGAAGATACAGCTGCCGCGTCACGTAGTCGTCGGTCTCGGGGCGCACGCGGCAGAAGCCGCCGCGCTGCGCGTCCAGGAGCGACCCGAACACGCTCGGCGAGTCGAACCGCGGCGCGCAGAACCAGTCGATCGACCCCTCGGTGTCGACGAGCGCGGCGGTCTGCAGGTCGCCGATCAGCCCGTGGTCCGAGATGTCGGGATACTCGCTCATCGGTCCGCCCCCTGCTCGTGCCCGCCGTCCGCCGTCGGTGGCGCCGGCACGATGTCGAGCACGTGCGCGGACATGGCGCCAGCCTAGTGGCGCGCGTCCAGCCGGCAGCGGAGCGAGTGCCAGCGAGACGAAGCGGCACCTCCAGGCGCGTTTCGTCTCGGTCGCTGGCGCTCCCTCGCTCAACGACCGGGGGCTCGCCGCCACCCACACAGCCACCGAAGCGTGCGCTCAGCTGGCGAAGCCGCACCAACCGGCGACCCAGGTGAGGATCCGGCCGCGCAGCTCGTCGCCCACGAAGAGCTCGAACTCGCCGGGCTCCCCCTGGAGCTCGATCCGGACGTCGAAGATGGTGCCGCGCTTGTCCTCCTGCACCGCGTGGGGGTCGCAGCGGAACGGAACGAGCGGGATCTCCACCACCACGGGCTCCGCCTCCGCCGCCGACACGTCGATGTCGAGGGGGAACACCTCGTCCTCGGCGGGTGTGGCGGCGAAGTCCAGCAGGTTCGTGCGCTCCAGCCCGACGACGGTGCCCGCACCGGTGCCGGTGGGAGTCACCGTCAGCTCGAGGGTCGCAGGCTCCCCGGGAGCCGACGGCCGGAAGCCGGTGAACGCCAGCGTCGCGGCATCCGCCATCCGCTCCTGCAGGCATTCGCGGGCGTGCAGCGGCGCGAGGAAGCCCAGCGCATCCGGAGCGGATGCCGTCACCTCGACCGACCCGGACTCGCCCACGAGCTCGAGCACCGCGTCGGAATCGCCGTCATCCGACGTCGAACAGGCCACCGGCGGCAGCTGCACGCGGATGTCGACGGAGCCTCCCGCCGGGATCGTGCTCACCCGGTCGGGGACGACACGCGTCGCCGGGCCATCGAGTCGCGGATCTTCGACGCTCACCTCCCCCACCGTGATGGCGGCGTCGGACCCGTTCCCCACCCGCAGCTGGGCCTGCCTCGGGGCGACGTCCGCCCGCAGCTGAGCGAGCTCGACGGTCACCGCGGCCGGCAGTGTGCGGATGGGCGCCGCGGTGGTCGCGACGGTCGGCGAGGGCGCGCAGCCGACGAACCCCAGCGCGACGGCGATCGCCGCAGCCGCCGCGATCCCGGCCTGCACCGACAGCGACCCATGGCGGGAACGGTGGGCAGGCGACGTCCGCACGAGACCTACCGCGTCAGCGTCTCGCGCGCGACGGTGACGTCGTCGAGCGCCACCTGGTCGATCTCGACGCCGAGGCCGTGACCCGTCGGCACGCGCACATGGCCGTCCTCGAGCACCGCCGGCTCGGTCACGATGTCGCGCGTGTAGAACCGGCTCGACGCCGAGACGTCCCCGGGCAGAGTGAAGCCCGGCAAGGCGGCGAGCGCGGCGTTCGCCGCGCGGCCGATGCCGGTCTCGAGCATGCCGCCGCACCACACCGGCACGCCCGCGGCGAGGCATCGGTCGTGGATCCGCACGGCTTCCAGGTATCCGCCGACGCGCCCGGCCTTGATGTTGACGACGGATGCCGAGCCCAGCGCGAGCGCGTCGGCAGCCGCCTTGTCCGAGACGATGGACTCGTCCAGGCAGACCGGGGTGCGCAGCCGCCGGGCGAGCGTGGCATGGTCGACGAGGTCGTCCTCCTGCAGCGGCTGCTCGATCAGCAGCAGGTCGAAGCGGTCGAGCTCGGCCAAGATGTCGGCATCCGCCAGGGTGTAGGCCGAGTTCGCGTCCACCTGCAGCGGGATCGTGCCGAAGGCGTCGCGCACCGCGGCCGTGTCGCCGACGTCGCGGCCGGGCTTGATCTTGATCTTGATCCGGACGTACCCCTCGTCGAGGTAGCCGCGCACGGTGTCGACGAGGGCCGCGGGGTCGCGCTGGATGCCGACGGACACTCCGCTGGGAACGCGGTCGCGCACAGCGCCGACGTACTCGCCGAAGCTGCGCCCCTCGGATCGCAGCGCGGCGTCGAGCACCGCGAGCTCGAGCCCGGCCTTTGCCATGCGGTGACCCTTGAACGGCTCGAGCGCACCCGCGACCTCCTCCGGCGCCACACTCCCCCGATCCAGCAGCGCGGGCGCGAGGAAGCGCAGCGCGACATCCCACGCGCCCTGCGTGTACTCGCTGGAGTACAGCGGGTCGGCCTGCGTGACGATCTCGCCCCACCCGTCACCGTCGCCGGTCAGCGCACGGACCAGGATGACCTCTCGCACGGTCTCGGTGCCGAACGACGTCGTGAACGGGGCGACGAGCGGCAGGTGCAGCACCCGCAGCTCGAATCCTTCGAGGGCGACGGATGCCGCCGGCGGGGCGATGGGCATGCGCTCAGCGTACGCCCGGCCGCCGACGGATGCGGGTCAGTGGGCGAGGCGCGTGGTAGTTATCTCGCGACGTACCGCGACGTACCGCGACGTACGTCGACCGTGCACGCCGCGGGCGGCGGCTGCGCGGTTCTGCGGGGGCGGCGTGCTGTGGTGGGTTCCGCATAAAGTCGCCCACGGCGACGATCAGGGTCTCGATGTGCTCGCGCATGATCTCTCCTCGTTCGAAGAAGAAGAGATGGCGAGGGTGCCGCTGATACAACGCGTGCCTGGTCGCGGCTACAAGGTCGTCGACGACCGGCGCCGCTCCCACGCCGTCGACAACCCCTCCCTCGAACGCGTCCATGACCTCACGGTAGGCGCAGGTTCCGACATCTGAATCGGTGGCAGCCCCCCGGCGGACTCCATGTTCGGTAGGGACTGTCCCGCGGCGATCCCGGGCTGCGGTGGGGGGACGGACGCCGTCGCTGCCTCTGCCGCGCCGCGTCAGGCGGGGATCTCGGCGAAGGCGCGCACGGGGAACGTGCCGAAGCCCTCGACGGCGGGCGGCGCCGCCGTGAAACGCGCGCCGCGCGGTGGCAGCTCGCCGAGGTTCGTGAGGTGCTCGACGACATGCACGCCCGCATCGAGCAGCAGGCTGTGCGCTGGCCGCTCGCCCCCCGACTCGGTGTCGTCGATGTTGAGCGAGTCGATGCCCACCAGCACCGCACCGGCATCGATGAGCAACCGCGCGGCCTCGCCCGTCAGGAACGGCGCACCGACGCCGTACTCCGGTCGGCCGAACGAGCGGTCCCATCCGGTGTGCAGCAGCACGGCGGCACCGCGCACGTCGCGATCGGCGAGCGTGGCCGAACGGATGCCGCGCCGCGAGCCGTCCCACGCGTCCTCGAGGTGGAAGACCTCCGCGCGGAGGCCGACCAGCGACGCCAGGTCGAGGCCCGCCAGGTCGCTGCCGTCGGCGTACCGATGGAACGGCGAGTCGAGGTAGGTGCCGGTGTTGCCGATCATGTGGATGACGTCCATCGCGAACTCGGTGCCCGGCGCGTAGCGGGCGCGCGAGTCCTCGCGGGTGAGGTGCGGCGTGATGGTCGGCGCGGGCAGCCCGGGGTAGGTCACCAGCCCGGCGCGGATCGGGTGGCTGAGGTCGACGACGCGGCGGGCAGAGGCCGCAGCATCCACCGCCTGCTCCACGCCGCGGCTGCCGCGATGCGGCTCCTCGACGACGCGCAGTCCGCGCAGCGACACCTCGTCCACGAGCGCGAGCCCGAGATGCACGACCAGCAGGCGTGCGATCTCATCCTCCGTGGCGTCGGCGGTCGGCAGGTCGAGCCGGAACCCCGTGCCGGCGAGGCCCCCACCGTTGGCGAAGCTGATGTCGAAGTCGAAGTGCGCGCGGTACTCGGGCATGCGGATCAGCTTAGGGTTGCGGCATCCGGCGGCCGCCGGCCGGAACCGCCATCGTCCGTCGGATTTCGGCCGAACCGGTACGCGCGTCTAGCGGGGCCGCACGGAGCACGCAACCCCGTGCCCCGAGCGGATCCCACCTCGTAGCGTCGGGCACATGGACACCTTCGACTTCGCGCCGCGGCACGCGATCGTGACCGCCTCGGACTCGGGCATCGGGCAGGCGACCGCACTGGCACTCGCGGATGCCGGACTGGACGTCGGCATCACGTGGCACAGCGACGAGGAGGGCGCCGAGCGCACGGCCGACCGCGTGCGCGAACGCGGGCGCCGGGCCGAGGTGACGCGGTTCGACGCGACCGCCCTCGACGATGTCGCCAGCACGATCGACGGCCTCGTCGAGCGCCTCGGTGGGCTCGACGTGTTCGTCAACAACGCCGGCGGCGGCTCGGGCGGTCCGTTCCTGGACCTCTCGATCGAGGACTGGCGTCAGATCGTCGCCCTCAACCTCGACGGCGCCTTCGCCGGCCTTCAAGCTGCCGCTCGCCACCTGGTACGCGCCGGTCGCGGCGGGCGCCTGGTGGCGATCACGAGCGTGCACGAGACGCAGCCGCGGGTCGGATCGGCGGCGTACGTCGCCGCCAAGCACGGCCTCGGCGGCCTCATCGAGACGATGGCCCAGGAGCTCGGAGAGCACGCGATCACCGTCAACGCGGTGGCTCCGGGGGAGATCGCGACGCCGCTCACGAACCAGGATCCCGAGGACGCCGAGCGCACCCGTCGCCCCGGCATCCCGCTGGGTCGGCCGGGAAGGCCCGAGGAGATCGCGGCGGTGGTGGCGTTCCTCGCCTCGCCGCAGGCGAGCTACGTGACCGGGGCGAGCTGGACCGTCGACGGCGGGATGCTGCAGATGGGCCCGCAGGCCGGCTCGCATCTGAAGAGCGACGAGTGGCGGAGAGGATGACCATGAACGACCACGACGAGACCGGCTCCACCGGCATGACCGACGACGAGAAGCGGCGTGACCAGCTCACGTCCGCGCCGGATGCCGTCGAGTCCGACGCCGACCCGCGGATCGACGTGACGCACCACGACGGCATCACGCGGATCCACATCCGCGACGACGCCGACGTGCGACCGGGAGACCCCACGAAGGAACCCCCCGGTCGTTGAGCGAGCGACGCGAGACGAAACGTCTTCGGCGTGCTCGAGGCGTTTCGTCTCGCTCGCTGGCGCTCGCTCGCTCAACGACCGGGAATCGAGGTCCACGCTCGCTCAACGACCGGGAATCGAGGTCCACGCTCGCTCAACGACCGGGGACGAGCAGGTAGCCGCGCGCGTCGTCGAAACCGCCGATCACGAGGCCGTCGGCGAGGTGACCGACGAGCTGATCTCGCACGTGCGATCGCCAGACCGCGGCATCCACCGGTGTCTCGCGGCGCAGGGTCTCGATGTCGTGAGGGATCTCGACCGACGCGACCACCTGCTCGTCGTCGGGGGTGGGCACCGGCGGCGCGGCCAGCGCCCACGACACCATGATGCGGTCGGTCGCGTCGCCGCGGTTGACCCCGTCGTCCATGGGTCCGTAGTGGTTCACGAGGTACTCGGTGACCCTCGTGCCGAGCACCCGCAGGTTGAAGTGGGCGTTGCGGGCGACCAGCGGGTCGAACGTCCACGTGATGTGACCCACGTCGCGCGCGAGCGCCCACTCGCGCTGGTGCTGCTTGAGCACCCGGCCGAGACCCTGCGACTGGTGGCCGGGCAGGACGCCGGTGATGTGGCTGTGCATCGAGCGCGCCGCCGGAGCCGCGAAGAACGCGACGGACGCCCCCACCATGTGATCGCCGTCGTACAGGCCGACGGCGTAATTGCCGGAGTGCGCGAGGGCGCGCAGCAGGTTCGGCGGCATGCCCCCGCGGTCGCCGCCCCACACCTCGGCGAGCACGTCGGAGGCGCGGTGGACCTCCTCGACGGTGTCGAGCGGACGGATGTCGATGCCGGGCGGCGTCGCGGTCTCGGCCATGTGCCCAGTCTGCACCCGCGGAGCCGCGTGCCGTCAGCGCGCACCCGCGGAGCCCGCGTCCCTGCAGCGCCGATAGCCTGAAGTGATGGGCACGGGTGACGAGGACGCGAGAAGAAGACTCACCCGGATGCCGCGTCAGGGCGCCATCGTCGCCGTGCTGGCGGTCGCGGGCCTGTGCTCGTCGTTCATGTTCACCCTCATGGTGCCCATCCAGTCGAAGCTGCCGGAGCTGCTGAACTCCAGCCGCGAGGACACCGCGTGGGTCGTCACCTCGACGCTGCTCGCCGCGGCCGTGATCACCCCGATCTCGGGGCGCCTCGGCGACATGTACGGCAAGCGCCGCATCGTGCTCGTGCTCGTCGCGGTGATGGTCGCGGGCTCCGTCGTCGCGGCGCTGTCGCCGGGCATCGTCGGGATCATCGTGGGGCGCACACTCCAGGGCGCCATCGTCGGCGTCGTGCCGCTCGGCATCTCGATCATGCGCGACGTGCTGCACGAGGACCGCGTCGACTCCGCGATCGCCTTCATGAGCGCAACGCTCGGCGTCGGCGGCGCGCTCGGCCTGCCGATCAGCGCGCTGATCACCGAACGCAGTGACTGGCATCTGCTGTTCTGGATGGCCGCAGGTCTCGGCGTCGTCGTGTTCGCCCTCGTCCTCTGGATCGTGCCGGTGAGCGTCCTGCGCACCGCCGGCCGGTTCGACTATGTCGGCGCCGCCGGACTCGCCGTCGGGCTCATCGGCATCCTGCTGGCGATCTCGCGCGGCAACGAATGGGGCTGGGGATCATCGGCGGTGCTGGTGTGCGGACTCGGCGGTCTGGTCGTGCTGCTGCTGTGGGGATGGTTCGAGCTGCGCATCGACGAGCCGCTGCTCGACCTGCGGGTCGCCGCCCGGCCCGCCGTGCTGCTCACGAACATCGCCTCGGTGGCGATGGGGTTCTCGCTCTTCGCCTCGAACGTCGTGTACCCGCAGATGCTCGAGCTGCCGGTCGCGACCGGCGCCGGGTTCGGGCTGTCACTGCTGGTCGCGAGCCTGATCGTCATGCCTTCGGGGATCGTCATGATGCTGCTCTCGCCGATCGCCGGTCGCATCGCGTTCCGCACCGGTCCCAAGCTCCTGCTGCTGCTCGGCGCGCTCTCACTGATCGCCGCGTACGGGTTCACGCTGCTGTTCTCCTCCGAGGTGTGGCACATCCTCGTCGCGAACATCCTCATCGGCGCCGGCATCGGCTTCGGGTATGCCTCGATGCCGATGCTCATCATGCGCTCCGTGCCGCAGAGCGAGACCGGCG
This window harbors:
- a CDS encoding cyclase family protein, whose amino-acid sequence is MPEYRAHFDFDISFANGGGLAGTGFRLDLPTADATEDEIARLLVVHLGLALVDEVSLRGLRVVEEPHRGSRGVEQAVDAAASARRVVDLSHPIRAGLVTYPGLPAPTITPHLTREDSRARYAPGTEFAMDVIHMIGNTGTYLDSPFHRYADGSDLAGLDLASLVGLRAEVFHLEDAWDGSRRGIRSATLADRDVRGAAVLLHTGWDRSFGRPEYGVGAPFLTGEAARLLIDAGAVLVGIDSLNIDDTESGGERPAHSLLLDAGVHVVEHLTNLGELPPRGARFTAAPPAVEGFGTFPVRAFAEIPA
- a CDS encoding SDR family oxidoreductase, with product MDTFDFAPRHAIVTASDSGIGQATALALADAGLDVGITWHSDEEGAERTADRVRERGRRAEVTRFDATALDDVASTIDGLVERLGGLDVFVNNAGGGSGGPFLDLSIEDWRQIVALNLDGAFAGLQAAARHLVRAGRGGRLVAITSVHETQPRVGSAAYVAAKHGLGGLIETMAQELGEHAITVNAVAPGEIATPLTNQDPEDAERTRRPGIPLGRPGRPEEIAAVVAFLASPQASYVTGASWTVDGGMLQMGPQAGSHLKSDEWRRG
- a CDS encoding MFS transporter, with protein sequence MPRQGAIVAVLAVAGLCSSFMFTLMVPIQSKLPELLNSSREDTAWVVTSTLLAAAVITPISGRLGDMYGKRRIVLVLVAVMVAGSVVAALSPGIVGIIVGRTLQGAIVGVVPLGISIMRDVLHEDRVDSAIAFMSATLGVGGALGLPISALITERSDWHLLFWMAAGLGVVVFALVLWIVPVSVLRTAGRFDYVGAAGLAVGLIGILLAISRGNEWGWGSSAVLVCGLGGLVVLLLWGWFELRIDEPLLDLRVAARPAVLLTNIASVAMGFSLFASNVVYPQMLELPVATGAGFGLSLLVASLIVMPSGIVMMLLSPIAGRIAFRTGPKLLLLLGALSLIAAYGFTLLFSSEVWHILVANILIGAGIGFGYASMPMLIMRSVPQSETGASNGLNALFRSLGTSTAAAVIGAVLATYTVDFEGVPVPTTTGFTLSLILGGAAAIVALVVALFIPRHHAPEERHPSLRE
- the menC gene encoding o-succinylbenzoate synthase; this encodes MPIAPPAASVALEGFELRVLHLPLVAPFTTSFGTETVREVILVRALTGDGDGWGEIVTQADPLYSSEYTQGAWDVALRFLAPALLDRGSVAPEEVAGALEPFKGHRMAKAGLELAVLDAALRSEGRSFGEYVGAVRDRVPSGVSVGIQRDPAALVDTVRGYLDEGYVRIKIKIKPGRDVGDTAAVRDAFGTIPLQVDANSAYTLADADILAELDRFDLLLIEQPLQEDDLVDHATLARRLRTPVCLDESIVSDKAAADALALGSASVVNIKAGRVGGYLEAVRIHDRCLAAGVPVWCGGMLETGIGRAANAALAALPGFTLPGDVSASSRFYTRDIVTEPAVLEDGHVRVPTGHGLGVEIDQVALDDVTVARETLTR
- a CDS encoding GNAT family N-acetyltransferase, producing MAETATPPGIDIRPLDTVEEVHRASDVLAEVWGGDRGGMPPNLLRALAHSGNYAVGLYDGDHMVGASVAFFAAPAARSMHSHITGVLPGHQSQGLGRVLKQHQREWALARDVGHITWTFDPLVARNAHFNLRVLGTRVTEYLVNHYGPMDDGVNRGDATDRIMVSWALAAPPVPTPDDEQVVASVEIPHDIETLRRETPVDAAVWRSHVRDQLVGHLADGLVIGGFDDARGYLLVPGR